The Eublepharis macularius isolate TG4126 chromosome 11, MPM_Emac_v1.0, whole genome shotgun sequence genome includes a region encoding these proteins:
- the LOC129337380 gene encoding zinc finger protein 467-like — protein MARACQSRPPSTGLPAGRYRGSTQGASRAGSGQLGTSPESARADAPGKKPAGQAGQPPPQHRTCGNGKGMPRSQAGGSTAAPGGGHSGGGEAAGEGADGPGNTPGCNTLRLAPVLASRLPPERLRTRRRPWPGPVLGQEPARLAPHRRGDGRRPGTQAGLQSERLAALAREPRCPAWASQQPCAAGRWALPTGASALQKLKGAERAARDGPAGKSRRPRLVAQRRPPRPNSCTRRPPPPAAQGLLGNVVPARPSVPGGSSQHRPGGAPGSLSAAPPPSARKARPPERLQEGPGGAGEGADPAGSGAAPRPCLPAPPARGPGLPGAGGGAPARSGSGPRMAVGAAAQVPVRCEDRALQFASERWKDRAAPEDAMRENFGSTIALGSPTAQPGIEEGGLPPVKAQRGAETSDAPGGSHAGMRDKTSCWERGIVPPETEGTVRSEQQPGDPQRGPGDPKGPERSCPGEWLIRTVKVETEDYSEWPAGLSAEVLLSGLPVGAVCKSEGLSPGGEEGASGGLGELSGLALQQWQMLSEEKSLGCPRCEHPGAPLEGSQGDPRPRPFACSQCGKAFGKKAHLTRHARVHTGERPFACTHCGRRFSQKIHLGSHERVHTGERPFPCGRCPKSFRKKTHLVRHQLTHTGERPHACPLCSRSFVHRRHLLRHQRLHEEGNAACREHVEPRQGPEPCSRDLEPGKDPEPCREQVGHQQPVAPPVESGQATALCRDQSELGQTATPYREEAGPAQGLTSCTGPPEPYLGPVLFKAQAEQEPGRVPCLDYPRQGEALAPGMVCPEQGPCGMTCGVQAEAEGSTLHVERISKTEPEEEEAGSCQLPEEKPFLCSDCGKAFAWRKNLASHQRLHAEGGRPFSCAECGRGFSDKRHLTAHLRGHMGLLPYACPHCERSFAHRAGLAAHQCGGHAGQRPFACSECGRCFAHKRHLQRHRRNQHSAERPFSCAQCGRTFSTRASLLAHVKSHAGQRPFACPLCGRAFSRKSHLARHEAVHTGLRPHACSQCPRRFSSKTNLVRHQAVHTGLRPYICTHCARSFSRKTHLLRHERTHISTPMPSAPSWPPTLPQSALPHLQSEQPMIFPVAFESAWQ, from the exons ATGGCCCGGGCTTGCCAGAGCAGGCCGCCCAGCACAGGCCTGCCCGCAGGCCGCTACAGAGGCAGCACCCAGGGTGCCTCCCGGGCGGGCAGCGGCCAGCTGGGAACTTCCCCGGAGAGCGCCAGGGCTGATGCGCCCGGGAAGAAGCCGGCGGGGCAGGcggggcagccccccccccagcacaggaCCTGCGGCAACGGGAAAGGGATGCCGCGGAGCCAGGCGGGAGGGAGCACCGCTGCTCCTGGGGGCGGGCACAGCGGCGGCGGGGAGGCCGCGGGCGAAGGGGCTGACGGGCCGGGCAACACCCCGGGCTGCAACACGCTGCGCCTGGCGCCGGTTCTAGCGTCCCGACTCCCGCCAGAACGGTTGCGGACACGGCGTCGCCCTTGGCCCGGTCCAGTGCTCGGCCAAGAGCCAGCCCGCCTGGCTCCTCACAGGCGCGGCGACGGACGCCGACCGGGCACCCAGGCTGGCCTCCAGTCCGAGCGCCTCGCTGCCCTGGCTCGGGAGCCACGCTGTCCCGCCTGggcatcacaacaaccctgcgcgGCGGGCCGCTGGGCGCTTCCGACCGGGGCGTCTGCTTTGCAAAAACTCAAAGGAGCCGAGCGGGCGGCCAGGGACGGCCCAGCCGGGAAGAGCCGCCGGCCGCGCCTTGTCGCGCAGCGCCGCCCGCCCCGCCCCAACAGCTGCACCCGGCGTCCACCCCCCCCCGCGGCCCAGGggctgctgggaaatgtagtccccgCCCGCCCATCCGTTCCGGGCGGCTCCTCGCAGCACCGACCCGGCGGCGCGCCAGGCAGCCTGAGCGCCGCCCCCCCGCCAAGCGCGCGCAAGGCCCGCCCGCCGGAGCGGCTGCAGGAGGGGCCTGGCGGGGCCGGGGAGGGCGCCGATCCTGCGGGCTCCGGGGCCGCGCCCCGCCCCTGCCTGCCcgcccctcccgcgcgcggccccgGTCTGCCCGGCGCAGGCGGCGGCGCTCCCGCCCGCTCGGGGTCCGGCCCGCGGATGGCCGTCGGGGCTGCCGCGCAG GTGCCGGTGAGGTGTGAGGACAGAGCTCTTCAGTTTGCCTCAGAGCGGTGGAAGGACCGGGCTGCCCCCGAGGATGCCATGCGGGAGAATTTTGGTTCCACAATTGCTCTTG GGTCCCCCACTGCCCAGCCGGGGATTGAGGAAGGTGGTCTGCCTCCAGTCAAAGCTCAAAGGGGAGCAGAGACCAGTGACGCTCCTGGAGGCAGCCATGCTGGTATGAGAGACAAAACGAGCTGCTGGGAGAGAG GAATTGTACCCCCGGAAACTGAGGGCACGGTGAGAAGTGAGCAGCAGCCAGGAGACCCCCAGAGAGGGCCCGGAGACCCCAAGGGCCCAGAGAGAAGTTGCCCAG GCGAGTGGCTGATCCGGACGGTGAAAGTAGAAACGGAGGACTACTCGGAATGGCCGGCTGGGCTGAGCGCAGAGGTGCTGCTCTCGGGGCTGCCTGTGGGGGCAGTTTGCAAGTCCGAGGGCCTGAGTCCAGGGGGCGAGGAGGGTGCCAGCGGAGGGCTGGGTGAGCTCTCGGGCCTGGCACTGCAACAGTGGCAGATGCTGAGCGAAGAGAAGTCGCTGGGCTGCCCCCGGTGCGAGCATCCTGGAGCCCCGCTAGAGGGCAGCCAGGGAGACCCTCGGCCACGCCCTTTTGCTTGCTCCCAGTGCGGCAAGGCCTTCGGGAAGAAGGCCCACCTGACCCGGCATGCCCGGGTGCACACTGGAGAACGCCCGTTTGCCTGCACCCATTGTGGCCGCCGCTTCTCGCAGAAGATCCACCTGGGCTCTCATGAGCGCGTGCACACGGGGGAGCGGCCCTTCCCCTGCGGCCGCTGCCCCAAGAGCTTCCGCAAGAAGACCCACCTGGTGCGGCACCAGCTCACCCACACTGGGGAGCGCCCCCACGCCTGCCCGCTCTGCTCCCGGAGCTTTGTCCATCGCCGGCATCTGCTGCGGCACCAGCGACTCCACGAGGAAGGGAATGCGGCCTGCAGGGAGCACGTGGAACCGAGGCAGGGTCCAGAGCCCTGCAGCCGCGATCTCGAGCCTGGGAAGGACCCAGAGCCCTGCAGGGAGCAAGTGGGACACCAGCAGCCTGTGGCCCCTCCTGTTGAATCTGGACAGGCCACAGCCCTTTGCAGAGACCAGAGTGAACTGGGGCAGACTGCCACCCCCTACAGGGAGGAGGCTGGCCCAGCACAGGGTCTCACCTCCTGCACGGGTCCTCCAGAACCGTATCTGGGTCCAGTCCTTTTCAAGGCTCAGGCTGAACAAGAACCGGGCAGAGTCCCTTGCCTGGACTACCCCAGGCAAGGAGAAGCTCTTGCCCCAGGCATGGTGTGCCCTGAGCAGGGGCCCTGTGGCATGACCTGTGGGGTGCAGGCCGAGGCCGAGGGCAGCACGCTCCATGTGGAACGGATCAGCAAGACAGAACCGGAAGAGGAGGAGGCTGGCTCCTGCCAGCTGCCTGAAGAGAAGCCGTTTTTGTGCTCTGACTGTGGAAAGGCATTTGCCTGGAGAAAGAACCTGGCTTCCCACCAGCGGCTCCATGCTGAGGGCGGGCGTCCTTTTTCTTGCGCTGAGTGTGGGAGGGGCTTCAGCGACAAGCGCCACCTGACTGCACACTTGCGTGGGCACATGGGCCTGTTGCCATATGCTTGCCCACACTGTGAAAGAAGCTTTGCACACCGAGCTGGCTTGGCTGCGCACCAGTGTGGCGGTCATGCCGGGCAGCGCCCGTTTGCCTGCAGTGAGTGTGGCCGGTGCTTTGCCCATAAGCGGCACCTGCAGCGACATCGGCGCAACCAGCACTCGGCCGAGCGCCCTTTCTCCTGTGCTCAGTGTGGTCGCACCTTCAGCACCCGGGCCAGCTTGCTGGCACACGTCAAATCTCATGCCGGCCAGCGTCCCTTTGCCTGCCCGCTGTGTGGTCGGGCATTCAGCCGCAAGTCGCACCTGGCCCGGCACGAAGCTGTGCATACAGGGCTGCGCCCTCATGCCTGCTCCCAGTGCCCACGGCGCTTCAGCTCCAAGACCAATTTGGTGAGGCACCAGGCTGTGCACACTGGCCTCCGCCCGTACATCTGCACCCATTGCGCCCGGAGTTTCAGCCGCAAGACACACCTCCTGCGCCACGAGCGCACCCACATCAGCACCCCCATGCCCAGCGCTCCCAGCTGGCCGCCCACCTTGCCCCAGAGCGCTCTGCCCCACTTGCAGTCAGAGCAACCCATGATCTTCCCTGTGGCTTTTGAGTCGGCCTGGCAGTGA